From a region of the Bradyrhizobium diazoefficiens genome:
- a CDS encoding ABC transporter ATP-binding protein translates to MDTINQPLLAVRDLSVAFHQGGATTLAVDKVSFQIKRGECLALVGESGSGKSVSALSILKLLPYPNASHPSGSIRFKGQEVIDRSEQQMREIRGSDISIIFQEPMTSLNPLHTIEAQIGEIIQLHNPTSNAQARRRTLELLTQVGIPDPETRLKSYPHQLSGGQRQRVMIAMALANEPDLLIADEPTTALDVTVQAQILALLAEIRARLGMSLLFITHDLGIVRRIAETVCVMKGGVIVEHGPVEQVFKSPKHPYTRDLLAAEPKPDPAPPQPGAPVVMSADDLKVWFPIKRGLMRKTVGHIKAVDGVSLAVRKGETLGVVGESGSGKTTLGLALLRLISSNGRIVFLGNDIQGLRFKEMRPFRRDMQIVFQDPFGSLSPRMSIADIIAEGLSVHQPKLSREEREARVVKALEDVGLEPDTRYRYPHEFSGGQRQRISIARAVVLEPDFVVLDEPTSALDMLFQAQMVDLLRELQRKRELTYMFISHDLRVVASLASHLIVMRGGKVVEEGQAAELFKHPKTDYTRALFAAAFRLETAGSGSVAT, encoded by the coding sequence ATGGACACGATCAACCAGCCCCTGCTTGCCGTTCGCGACCTCTCGGTGGCCTTTCACCAGGGTGGCGCCACCACGCTCGCGGTCGACAAGGTCTCGTTCCAGATCAAGCGCGGCGAATGCCTGGCGCTGGTCGGCGAATCCGGCTCCGGCAAGTCTGTCAGCGCGCTCTCGATCCTCAAGCTGTTGCCCTATCCGAATGCCTCGCACCCCTCCGGCAGCATCCGCTTTAAGGGGCAGGAGGTGATCGACCGGTCCGAACAGCAGATGCGGGAGATTCGCGGCAGCGATATCTCGATCATCTTCCAGGAGCCGATGACCTCGCTCAATCCGCTGCACACGATCGAGGCGCAGATCGGCGAGATCATCCAGTTGCACAATCCGACCAGCAATGCGCAGGCGCGCAGGCGGACGCTGGAGCTGCTGACGCAGGTCGGCATTCCCGATCCGGAGACGCGGCTGAAGAGCTATCCGCACCAGCTCTCCGGCGGCCAGCGCCAGCGCGTGATGATCGCGATGGCGCTCGCCAACGAGCCCGATCTTCTGATCGCGGACGAGCCGACCACCGCGCTCGACGTCACCGTGCAGGCGCAGATCCTGGCGCTACTGGCCGAGATTCGCGCGCGGCTCGGCATGAGCCTGCTCTTCATCACCCACGATCTCGGCATCGTGCGCCGCATCGCCGAGACCGTCTGCGTCATGAAGGGCGGTGTGATCGTCGAGCATGGACCGGTCGAGCAGGTCTTCAAGTCCCCGAAACATCCCTATACGCGCGATCTGCTCGCGGCGGAACCCAAGCCGGATCCGGCCCCGCCGCAGCCGGGTGCGCCGGTGGTGATGTCCGCCGATGATCTGAAAGTGTGGTTTCCGATCAAGCGCGGCTTGATGCGCAAGACGGTCGGTCACATCAAGGCGGTCGACGGTGTCAGCCTCGCCGTGCGCAAAGGCGAGACGCTCGGTGTCGTCGGCGAATCCGGCTCGGGCAAGACAACGCTGGGACTGGCACTGCTTCGCCTGATCTCCTCGAACGGGCGGATCGTGTTCCTGGGGAACGACATTCAGGGCCTGCGTTTCAAGGAGATGCGGCCCTTCCGGCGCGACATGCAGATCGTGTTCCAGGACCCGTTCGGCTCGCTCAGCCCGCGCATGTCGATCGCCGACATCATCGCCGAAGGTCTTTCGGTGCATCAGCCGAAACTCTCGCGCGAGGAGCGCGAGGCACGCGTCGTCAAGGCACTGGAAGATGTCGGGCTGGAGCCCGATACCCGCTACCGCTATCCCCATGAATTCTCCGGCGGCCAGCGGCAGCGCATCAGCATCGCGCGCGCGGTGGTGCTGGAGCCGGATTTCGTCGTGCTGGACGAGCCGACCAGCGCGCTCGACATGCTGTTCCAGGCGCAGATGGTCGATCTGTTGCGCGAACTCCAGCGCAAGCGTGAGCTCACCTACATGTTCATCTCGCACGACTTGCGCGTCGTCGCGTCGCTTGCGAGCCACCTGATCGTGATGCGCGGCGGCAAGGTGGTCGAAGAGGGGCAGGCCGCCGAGCTGTTCAAGCACCCGAAGACCGATTACACGCGGGCGCTGTTTGCGGCCGCGTTCCGGCTCGAGACGGCCGGGAGTGGCTCGGTCGCGACGTAG
- a CDS encoding C40 family peptidase encodes MHDPRITPARGDLAAKYLEGQLPADRFVTGEEFEVVEPLAPVREQPSSNAMLMTEALRGERVTIYDRNGEGWAWGQLNGDGYVGWLPDAALMKPSAAATHVVSALRTFAFPGPSIKLPPADTFVMGSRLAVAREDGSFAVTCDGRYLPMTHLVPLDQREPDFVAVAERFVGTPYLWGGKSSFGIDCSGLIQVSLTSAGIGCPRDSDMQLAGLGRALKPPEWSRLRRGDLIFWTGHVAIVRDGSTMVHANAHHMATVIEPVEPAIARIKQAGSEIVAIKRL; translated from the coding sequence ATGCATGATCCGCGAATAACACCGGCGCGGGGCGACCTCGCCGCGAAATATCTCGAAGGACAGCTGCCGGCGGATCGCTTCGTCACCGGCGAGGAATTCGAGGTGGTCGAGCCGCTCGCACCGGTGCGCGAGCAGCCGTCCTCGAACGCAATGCTGATGACGGAGGCGCTGCGCGGCGAGCGCGTCACGATCTATGATCGCAACGGCGAAGGTTGGGCCTGGGGTCAGCTCAATGGCGATGGCTATGTCGGCTGGCTGCCTGATGCTGCGCTCATGAAACCATCGGCCGCGGCGACCCACGTGGTCAGTGCGCTACGGACGTTTGCCTTCCCCGGTCCCTCGATCAAGCTGCCCCCGGCCGACACGTTCGTGATGGGATCCAGGCTCGCGGTGGCGCGCGAGGACGGCAGCTTCGCCGTGACGTGCGACGGCAGGTATCTGCCGATGACCCATCTCGTCCCGCTCGATCAGCGCGAACCGGACTTCGTCGCGGTCGCCGAGCGCTTCGTCGGCACGCCCTATCTTTGGGGCGGCAAAAGCAGTTTTGGCATCGATTGCTCCGGCCTCATCCAGGTCTCGCTGACATCGGCGGGCATCGGCTGCCCGCGCGACAGTGACATGCAGCTCGCCGGTCTCGGCCGCGCGCTGAAGCCGCCTGAATGGAGCCGCTTGCGGCGCGGCGATCTGATCTTCTGGACGGGCCACGTCGCCATCGTCCGCGATGGCAGCACCATGGTTCACGCCAACGCGCACCACATGGCGACCGTGATCGAACCGGTCGAGCCGGCCATCGCACGGATCAAGCAGGCCGGCAGCGAGATCGTTGCGATCAAGCGGCTGTAG
- a CDS encoding leucyl aminopeptidase family protein, translating into MPSVFETSPTAIPITFVTRSSWDQVAETLPPPQRMFATACAFTAKPGAYLALPAPDGAIAQVLFGLEDDSARSRDLFRPGALPGLLPPGIYRFANAAHDARLAALAFALGCYRFARYRKADRPEVRLVPPDGVDPAEIERIADAAMLARNLINTPSNDMGPAELAAAAQDLAAEFGASFACTIGEDLKASFPLIHAVGMASSRAPRLIDIGWGDPDHPKVTLVGKGVCFDTGGLDLKPSNGMLIMKKDMGGAANVLALARMVMDAKLKVRLRVLIPAVENAVSGNAFRPLDIFTSRKGITVEIGNTDAEGRLVLADALALADEEKPDLLIDLGTLTGAARVALGPDLPPFYTNDETLAADLSRCAVRENDPLWRMPLWPAYDAWLDSKTATITNAPSGGFAGSITCALFLQRFVEHARSWLHVDIYGWTPSAKPARPEGGECQAARAIYALLSQRHA; encoded by the coding sequence ATGCCTTCTGTTTTCGAGACCTCACCCACCGCCATCCCGATCACCTTCGTTACCAGATCGAGCTGGGATCAGGTCGCCGAGACACTGCCGCCGCCGCAACGCATGTTCGCCACGGCATGCGCCTTTACCGCCAAGCCGGGGGCCTATCTCGCCTTGCCCGCGCCCGACGGTGCGATCGCACAGGTGCTGTTCGGCCTCGAGGACGACAGTGCAAGATCGCGCGACCTGTTCCGGCCCGGCGCCCTGCCCGGTCTGCTGCCGCCAGGCATTTATCGCTTTGCCAATGCAGCACACGATGCGCGGCTGGCGGCACTCGCTTTCGCGCTGGGGTGCTATCGCTTTGCGCGCTACCGCAAGGCCGACAGGCCCGAGGTCCGGCTGGTGCCGCCTGATGGTGTCGATCCGGCCGAGATCGAGCGGATCGCCGATGCCGCAATGCTCGCGCGCAACCTTATCAACACGCCATCCAACGACATGGGACCGGCGGAGCTGGCCGCCGCCGCCCAAGACCTCGCCGCGGAGTTCGGCGCAAGCTTCGCCTGCACCATCGGCGAGGATCTGAAGGCGAGTTTTCCGCTGATCCACGCCGTCGGCATGGCCTCCAGCCGCGCACCGCGGCTGATCGACATCGGCTGGGGCGATCCTGATCATCCCAAGGTGACGCTGGTCGGCAAGGGCGTCTGCTTCGACACCGGCGGGCTCGATCTGAAGCCGTCGAACGGCATGCTGATCATGAAAAAGGATATGGGCGGCGCCGCCAACGTGCTGGCACTGGCGCGCATGGTGATGGATGCGAAGCTGAAGGTGCGGCTGCGCGTGCTGATTCCGGCCGTGGAAAACGCAGTTTCCGGCAATGCCTTCCGCCCGCTCGATATCTTCACCTCCCGCAAAGGCATCACAGTGGAGATCGGCAACACCGACGCAGAAGGCCGGCTGGTGCTCGCCGACGCGCTGGCGCTGGCCGACGAGGAGAAGCCGGACCTGCTGATCGATCTGGGCACGCTCACTGGCGCGGCCCGCGTCGCGCTGGGGCCGGATTTGCCGCCTTTCTACACCAATGATGAGACCCTTGCCGCCGACCTTTCGCGCTGCGCGGTGAGGGAGAACGATCCGTTGTGGCGCATGCCGCTATGGCCAGCTTACGATGCCTGGCTGGATTCCAAGACGGCCACCATCACCAACGCGCCCTCCGGCGGCTTTGCCGGCTCGATCACCTGCGCGCTGTTCCTGCAGCGCTTCGTCGAGCATGCCAGGAGCTGGCTGCATGTCGACATCTACGGCTGGACGCCGTCGGCGAAGCCCGCGCGCCCCGAGGGCGGCGAATGCCAGGCCGCGCGCGCCATCTACGCCTTGCTGAGCCAGCGCCATGCATGA
- a CDS encoding tetratricopeptide repeat protein, translating into MRQRFSLARLLASTSLVAVVAMGLGGCTAMSKLSDVTGSIGSRAEAAPTDPVRAVEIYGERYRANPKDADAALAYGQALRANGQRAQAAAVLEQATIANPGNKALLAQYGRALADNGNFQQAFDVLSKAHSPDNPDWRLLSVQGTALDQMGRHEEARSYYASALKMAPGDPGVLSNLGLSYMLSRDLPKAEEALRQAYASPRASARVRQNLGLVVGLQGRFAEAETIVKADLPPDQAAANVAYLKEMLTRGDASRGAPKRTPVASLSRRG; encoded by the coding sequence ATGCGTCAACGGTTCAGTCTTGCCCGGCTCCTTGCGTCCACCTCGTTGGTCGCGGTGGTGGCCATGGGCCTCGGCGGCTGCACCGCCATGTCAAAACTCTCCGACGTCACCGGCTCGATCGGGTCGCGCGCGGAAGCCGCTCCCACCGATCCGGTGCGCGCCGTCGAGATCTATGGCGAGCGTTACCGCGCCAATCCCAAGGACGCCGACGCCGCGCTCGCCTACGGCCAGGCCTTGCGAGCCAACGGTCAGCGCGCCCAGGCCGCCGCCGTGCTCGAGCAGGCGACCATCGCCAATCCCGGCAACAAGGCGCTGCTCGCCCAGTACGGACGTGCGCTCGCCGACAATGGCAATTTCCAGCAGGCCTTCGACGTTCTATCGAAAGCGCATTCGCCGGACAATCCGGACTGGCGCCTGCTCTCGGTGCAGGGCACTGCGCTAGACCAGATGGGCCGTCACGAGGAGGCGCGTTCCTATTACGCGAGCGCGCTCAAGATGGCGCCGGGCGATCCCGGCGTGCTCTCCAATCTCGGCCTGTCCTACATGTTGTCGAGAGACCTGCCGAAGGCCGAAGAGGCGCTGCGGCAGGCCTATGCCTCGCCGCGCGCGAGCGCCCGGGTGCGGCAGAATCTAGGCCTCGTGGTCGGTCTCCAAGGCCGCTTCGCCGAAGCCGAGACCATCGTGAAGGCCGACCTGCCGCCGGATCAGGCTGCGGCCAACGTCGCCTATCTCAAGGAAATGCTGACCCGCGGTGACGCCTCGCGCGGCGCACCGAAGCGAACGCCGGTCGCCTCGCTCAGCCGGCGCGGCTGA
- a CDS encoding type II secretion system F family protein: protein MVELLVSKLHDVHFMTMLLAAVAASATVYTLVMPLFAGEGLSKRMKAVASERERIRQRERERLNKSEKVSLRQTPKQLVSKVVEDFNLTKWLAQEAARDKLIMAGYRGQAPYITFLFARMVAPLVLFVGAILYVFLIAHMEKPLPVKIGICIGAAYAGLQAPMLFLKNAISKRQLSIKRAFPDALDLLLICIESGMSVEMAFRRVATEIVGQSIALSEEFALTTAELSYLQDRKVAYENLARRTGLEGVKSVCLALQQAERYGTPLGHSLRVMAQENRDMRMTEAEKKAAALPPKLTVPMILFFLPVLFVVILGPTGIKISEMH, encoded by the coding sequence ATGGTCGAGCTTCTCGTTTCGAAACTACATGACGTCCACTTCATGACCATGCTGCTGGCGGCTGTCGCCGCGAGCGCCACCGTCTATACGCTGGTGATGCCGCTATTCGCCGGCGAGGGCCTCTCCAAGCGCATGAAGGCGGTGGCGAGCGAGCGTGAGCGGATCCGGCAGCGCGAGCGAGAGCGTCTCAACAAGAGCGAGAAGGTCTCGCTGCGCCAAACACCGAAGCAACTCGTCTCCAAGGTCGTCGAGGATTTCAATCTCACCAAATGGCTCGCGCAGGAAGCCGCCCGTGACAAGCTGATCATGGCCGGCTATCGCGGTCAGGCGCCCTACATCACCTTCCTGTTCGCCCGCATGGTGGCACCGCTTGTGCTCTTCGTCGGCGCGATCCTCTACGTGTTTCTGATCGCACACATGGAAAAGCCGCTGCCGGTCAAAATAGGCATCTGCATCGGAGCAGCCTATGCCGGTCTTCAGGCGCCGATGCTGTTCCTCAAGAACGCGATCTCCAAACGCCAGCTTTCCATCAAGCGCGCCTTTCCCGACGCGCTCGACCTGCTCCTGATCTGCATCGAATCCGGTATGTCGGTCGAAATGGCGTTCCGGAGGGTCGCGACCGAGATCGTGGGCCAGTCGATTGCGCTGTCGGAGGAGTTCGCCCTGACCACGGCCGAGCTGTCCTATTTGCAGGATCGCAAGGTCGCCTATGAGAATTTGGCGCGTCGCACCGGGCTCGAGGGCGTCAAGTCGGTGTGTCTCGCGCTCCAGCAGGCGGAGCGTTACGGCACCCCGCTCGGGCATTCCCTGCGCGTCATGGCGCAGGAAAATCGCGACATGCGCATGACCGAGGCCGAGAAGAAGGCGGCCGCCCTGCCGCCGAAGCTGACGGTGCCGATGATCCTGTTCTTCCTGCCCGTGCTGTTCGTCGTCATTCTCGGACCGACCGGCATCAAGATCTCCGAGATGCACTGA
- a CDS encoding type II secretion system F family protein, whose protein sequence is MKMQVLALAFLATAAVGGIAWVFLYPLLSGERKAESRRSSIARADAPVIKQTEKSQRSRREQVETSLKDLEARHQQEKSVPLNVRLSQAGLDWTPQKFWIVSAGMAGIFFAVALFAGGGLIGAAGLAFAGGLGLPRWAVSFLKKRRENKFLAALPDAVDVIVRGIKAGLPLFESIKVVAADSPEPLRSEFLAIIETQAIGMPLGEACARLYDRMPLPEANFFGIVISIQQKSGGNLSEALGNLSKVLRDRKKMREKIQAMSMEAKASAGIIGSLPPIVMFLVYLTTPHYISLLWTHPTGQLMLVGCVVWMSTGIMVMKKMINFDF, encoded by the coding sequence ATGAAAATGCAGGTCCTAGCCCTCGCCTTCCTCGCCACCGCCGCCGTCGGCGGCATCGCCTGGGTCTTTCTCTATCCACTGCTGTCCGGAGAGCGGAAGGCGGAAAGCCGCCGTTCCTCGATCGCGCGGGCCGACGCGCCCGTGATCAAGCAGACCGAGAAGAGCCAGCGTTCGCGCCGTGAGCAGGTCGAAACCTCGCTCAAGGACCTTGAGGCGCGACACCAGCAGGAGAAGAGCGTTCCGCTCAACGTCCGCCTGTCGCAGGCGGGCCTCGACTGGACGCCGCAGAAATTCTGGATCGTGTCGGCCGGCATGGCGGGTATTTTTTTTGCGGTCGCGCTGTTTGCTGGCGGCGGCCTGATCGGCGCTGCCGGTCTTGCCTTTGCCGGCGGTCTCGGCCTGCCGCGCTGGGCTGTGAGTTTCCTGAAGAAGCGTCGTGAAAACAAGTTCCTGGCGGCACTGCCCGATGCCGTCGACGTGATCGTCCGCGGCATCAAGGCGGGCCTGCCGCTGTTCGAATCGATCAAGGTCGTCGCTGCCGATTCACCCGAGCCGCTGCGCAGCGAGTTCCTGGCCATCATCGAGACGCAGGCGATTGGCATGCCGCTCGGCGAGGCCTGCGCGCGCCTCTATGATCGGATGCCGTTGCCGGAGGCCAACTTCTTCGGCATCGTCATCTCGATCCAGCAGAAATCCGGCGGCAATCTCTCCGAAGCGCTTGGCAACCTCTCCAAGGTGCTGCGCGACCGCAAGAAGATGAGAGAAAAAATCCAGGCCATGTCGATGGAAGCCAAGGCCTCGGCCGGCATCATCGGCTCGCTGCCGCCGATCGTGATGTTCCTCGTCTATCTCACGACCCCACACTACATTTCGCTGCTGTGGACCCATCCCACGGGCCAGCTCATGCTGGTCGGTTGCGTCGTCTGGATGTCGACCGGCATCATGGTGATGAAGAAGATGATTAACTTCGATTTCTGA
- a CDS encoding CpaF family protein yields MFGKRSGTDTDFRAPKPGAVSPEPSQAPAPMVSRAPPPPAVASPPLAPAKAPPPPAMESRRSDNYYEVKATIFGALIEAIDLAQLAKLDSESAREEIRDIVNEIIAIKNIVMSIAEQEELLDDICNDVLGYGPLEPLLSRDDIADIMVNGANTVYIEVAGKIQRTGIRFRDNQQLLNICQRIVSQVGRRVDESSPICDARLADGSRVNAIVPPLSIDGPTLTIRKFKKDKLTLDQLVKFGAISPEGAEILQIIGRVRCNVLISGGTGSGKTTLLNCLTNYIEHDERVITCEDAAELQLQQPHVVRLETRPPNIEGEGQVTMRELVRNCLRMRPERIIVGEVRGPEAFDLLQAMNTGHDGSMGTLHANNPREALSRCESMITMGGFSLPSRTIREMICASIDVIVQAARLRDGSRRITHITEVMGMEGDTIITQDIFLYDIVGEDANGKIIGRHRSTGIGRPKFWERARYYGDEKRLAAALDAAEVAPKT; encoded by the coding sequence GTGTTCGGTAAGCGTAGCGGAACAGACACCGACTTTCGGGCGCCCAAGCCCGGCGCCGTGTCGCCCGAGCCTTCCCAGGCTCCGGCGCCGATGGTGTCGCGCGCCCCGCCTCCGCCGGCCGTCGCCTCGCCCCCGCTTGCGCCTGCCAAGGCGCCGCCGCCTCCGGCCATGGAGAGCCGGCGTTCCGACAACTATTACGAGGTCAAGGCGACCATCTTTGGCGCGCTGATCGAGGCTATCGACCTCGCCCAGCTCGCCAAGCTCGATTCGGAGTCCGCGCGCGAGGAAATCCGCGACATCGTCAACGAGATCATCGCGATCAAGAACATCGTGATGTCGATCGCCGAGCAGGAGGAGCTGCTCGACGACATCTGCAACGACGTTCTCGGCTACGGCCCGCTCGAGCCGCTGCTGTCGCGCGACGACATCGCCGACATCATGGTCAACGGCGCCAACACCGTCTATATCGAGGTCGCCGGCAAGATCCAGCGCACGGGAATTCGCTTCCGCGACAACCAGCAGCTCCTCAACATCTGCCAACGCATCGTCAGCCAGGTCGGCCGGCGGGTCGACGAATCCTCGCCGATCTGCGACGCGCGCCTCGCCGACGGCTCCCGCGTCAACGCCATCGTGCCGCCGCTGTCGATCGACGGCCCCACGCTCACCATCCGCAAGTTCAAGAAGGACAAGCTGACGCTCGATCAGCTGGTCAAGTTCGGTGCAATCTCACCGGAAGGCGCGGAAATCCTCCAGATCATTGGCCGCGTCCGCTGCAACGTGCTGATCTCCGGCGGCACCGGCTCGGGCAAGACCACGTTGCTCAACTGCCTGACCAACTATATCGAGCATGACGAGCGCGTCATTACCTGCGAGGACGCTGCCGAACTCCAGCTCCAGCAGCCCCACGTGGTCCGGCTGGAAACCCGTCCGCCCAACATCGAGGGCGAGGGCCAGGTCACCATGCGCGAATTGGTGCGCAACTGCCTGCGTATGCGTCCCGAACGCATCATCGTCGGCGAGGTCCGCGGCCCCGAGGCATTCGACCTGCTCCAGGCCATGAACACCGGCCACGACGGCTCAATGGGGACGCTGCACGCCAACAACCCGCGCGAGGCGCTGTCGCGCTGCGAATCCATGATCACGATGGGCGGCTTCTCGCTGCCGTCGCGCACCATCCGCGAGATGATCTGCGCCTCCATCGACGTCATTGTCCAGGCAGCGCGCCTACGCGACGGCTCGCGCCGCATCACCCACATCACCGAGGTGATGGGTATGGAAGGCGACACCATCATCACCCAGGACATCTTCCTCTACGACATTGTCGGCGAGGACGCCAACGGCAAGATCATCGGCCGGCACCGCTCGACCGGCATCGGCCGTCCGAAGTTCTGGGAGCGCGCCCGTTATTACGGCGACGAGAAACGTCTCGCCGCCGCGCTCGACGCAGCCGAAGTGGCGCCGAAGACGTGA
- a CDS encoding AAA family ATPase, with the protein MISYARQTQQEQPEATSPPVEEHIAPAPRVSVQAFCDTVETAAAVQSAGEDRRLGKAHLKIQMGGMAAAIEAYRSAPTPNVIVLESDGRNDLLSGLDQLATVCDAGTRVVVIGRINDVMLYRELVRRGVSDYVLAPVGAIDVVRSICNLFSAPEAKAVGRIIAVVGAKGGVGASTISHNVAWAIARDLAMDAVVADLDLAFGTAGLDYNQDPPQGIADAVFSPDRVDTAFIDRLLSKCTDHLSLLAAPATLDRVYDFGIDAFDSVFDTLRSTMPCIVLDIPHQWSGWTKRALIGADDILIVAAPDLANLRNTKNLFDLLKAARPNDRPPLYCLNQVGVPKRPEIAAAEFAKAIESQPIVSIPFEPQIFGSAANNGQMIAEISANHKSIEMFLQIAQRLTGRSETKKQKSSLLSPLIDKLRGK; encoded by the coding sequence ATGATCAGCTACGCTCGCCAGACACAACAAGAGCAGCCGGAAGCGACCTCTCCCCCGGTCGAGGAGCATATTGCGCCCGCGCCGCGCGTCTCGGTCCAGGCCTTCTGCGATACCGTGGAGACTGCTGCCGCAGTACAGTCGGCCGGCGAGGATCGCCGTCTCGGCAAGGCCCATCTGAAGATCCAGATGGGCGGCATGGCGGCCGCGATCGAAGCCTACCGCTCGGCTCCGACGCCGAACGTGATCGTGCTCGAGAGCGACGGCCGCAACGACCTCTTGAGCGGGCTCGACCAGCTCGCCACCGTCTGCGATGCCGGCACCCGCGTGGTCGTGATCGGCCGTATCAACGACGTCATGCTCTACCGCGAGCTGGTGCGCCGCGGCGTCAGCGACTACGTGCTCGCGCCGGTCGGCGCGATCGACGTCGTGCGCTCGATCTGCAACCTGTTCTCGGCGCCGGAAGCCAAGGCGGTCGGCCGCATCATCGCCGTGGTCGGCGCCAAGGGCGGCGTCGGAGCTTCCACCATCTCCCACAACGTCGCCTGGGCGATCGCGCGCGATCTCGCCATGGACGCCGTCGTCGCCGATCTCGACCTCGCCTTCGGCACCGCCGGGCTCGACTACAACCAGGATCCGCCGCAGGGCATTGCCGACGCCGTGTTCTCACCCGATCGCGTCGACACTGCCTTCATCGACCGCCTGCTGTCGAAGTGCACCGACCATCTCAGCCTGCTGGCGGCGCCGGCGACGCTCGACCGGGTCTATGATTTCGGCATCGACGCGTTCGACTCCGTGTTCGACACGCTGCGCTCCACCATGCCCTGCATCGTGCTTGACATTCCGCATCAATGGTCGGGCTGGACCAAGCGCGCCTTGATCGGGGCGGACGACATCCTGATCGTGGCGGCCCCCGACCTCGCCAATTTGCGCAATACCAAGAACCTGTTCGATCTGTTGAAGGCCGCGCGCCCCAACGACCGGCCGCCGCTCTACTGCCTGAACCAGGTCGGTGTGCCGAAACGCCCCGAAATCGCCGCCGCGGAGTTCGCCAAGGCGATCGAGAGCCAGCCGATCGTTTCGATCCCGTTCGAGCCGCAGATTTTCGGCTCGGCGGCCAACAACGGCCAGATGATCGCGGAGATCTCCGCCAACCATAAGTCGATCGAGATGTTCCTTCAGATCGCCCAGCGCCTGACCGGCCGCAGCGAGACCAAGAAACAAAAGTCGTCCCTGCTTTCACCCCTGATTGACAAGTTGCGCGGAAAATAA
- a CDS encoding CpaD family pilus assembly protein produces the protein MITRPPQLRKRAIRLGGALVGMALALCGCQHDEVTTASIPDDYKQRHPIAVEEQNRSIVVFVGHARGGLTAAQRADVMGVASAWLHEGTGAIRIDVPSGTPNARPVADTMHEIQAMLAGAGVPPRGVNIRPYQPEDRRFLPPIRLTYSKIAAVAGPCGLWPEDIGPSMKNKSWFENKDYYNYGCAYQRNLAAMVDNPSDLEQPRPETPSYTPRRITSLEKYRQGLTTATVYPDANKAKLSDTGK, from the coding sequence ATGATCACAAGACCACCCCAGCTTCGCAAACGCGCCATCCGCCTCGGTGGCGCGCTCGTCGGCATGGCGCTCGCACTCTGTGGCTGCCAGCACGACGAAGTCACCACCGCCTCCATTCCCGACGACTACAAGCAGCGCCATCCGATCGCGGTCGAAGAGCAGAATCGTTCGATCGTCGTCTTCGTCGGCCATGCCCGCGGCGGACTGACCGCCGCCCAGCGCGCGGACGTGATGGGTGTCGCATCGGCATGGTTGCACGAAGGCACGGGCGCCATCCGCATCGACGTGCCGTCCGGCACGCCCAATGCGCGTCCGGTCGCGGACACGATGCACGAAATCCAGGCGATGCTGGCGGGCGCAGGCGTTCCGCCGCGCGGCGTGAACATTCGCCCCTACCAGCCGGAAGACAGGCGCTTTCTGCCGCCGATCCGGCTCACCTATTCCAAGATCGCCGCGGTCGCAGGTCCTTGCGGCCTGTGGCCGGAGGACATCGGCCCTTCGATGAAGAACAAGAGCTGGTTCGAGAACAAGGACTACTACAATTACGGCTGCGCCTATCAGCGCAACCTCGCGGCGATGGTCGACAATCCGTCGGATCTCGAGCAGCCCCGGCCTGAAACGCCCTCCTACACGCCGCGCCGCATCACCAGTCTCGAGAAATATCGCCAGGGACTCACGACGGCGACCGTCTATCCCGACGCCAACAAGGCCAAACTCAGCGACACCGGCAAATGA